A portion of the Deinococcus peraridilitoris DSM 19664 genome contains these proteins:
- a CDS encoding dipeptide/oligopeptide/nickel ABC transporter permease/ATP-binding protein: MNGVITILRRSPRASLGLGILVTLVLLALLAPAFTAHSPTSQAYGTWLKPGGAHLLGTTALGQDIWAQLLYGARLTLLIGFAVGLVATAIATAMGLAAAYFGGKTDEAINVLLNVFLVLPGLPLLIIASAFLRGGGVWSIILVISLTGWAWGARVLRSQALALRNRDFVQAAVASGEGAGRIIFAEMLPNLAGLIAANFFGTALYAVLSEAGLAFLGMGDVSQVTWGTMLYWAQAKGSLLQGAWWWVAAPGLCIALLGTAFALINFGIDEVTNPRVMHANKATRVLRRKHANAAPLASPGSAQSLLAIRNLDAGYVTPGGNVRAVRDVSLDVAPGEFLGLAGESGCGKSTLAFAATRLLDAPGVVFGGEARLAGKDLLGLSPEELRRVRWKDYSLVFQASMNILNPVLKVREQVYDAMQAHGIQDQAKLEARARELFQLVGIREDYLSAYPHQLSGGMKQRVVIAIALALEPKLVVMDEPTTALDVVVQRQILQEIDAVRRRLGISIVFITHDLSLLVEMSDRIAIMYAGEVVEEASASAIYTHPKHPYTRKLMSAFPPLEGPRERRAGIPGRPPALSQSIQGCPFFERCPSRMPGVCNEKPLQKFDEATGHSVACFLYDPTVDPQRKEQHEALASD, from the coding sequence ATGAACGGCGTCATCACGATTCTGAGGCGTTCACCACGCGCCTCGCTGGGCCTGGGCATCCTGGTCACCCTGGTGCTGCTGGCCTTGCTGGCGCCCGCCTTCACAGCGCACAGCCCCACCTCACAGGCATACGGCACCTGGCTGAAGCCGGGCGGCGCACACCTGCTGGGCACCACCGCGCTGGGACAAGACATCTGGGCACAGTTGCTGTACGGCGCGCGGCTGACGCTGCTGATCGGTTTCGCTGTCGGTCTGGTCGCCACCGCCATTGCGACCGCCATGGGCCTGGCCGCTGCCTATTTCGGCGGCAAAACTGACGAAGCCATCAACGTGCTGCTGAACGTGTTTCTGGTGCTGCCGGGCCTCCCCCTCCTGATCATCGCCAGCGCTTTCCTGCGGGGCGGCGGCGTGTGGTCAATTATTCTGGTGATTTCCCTGACCGGCTGGGCCTGGGGAGCGCGCGTGCTGCGCTCGCAGGCGCTGGCGCTGCGCAACCGTGATTTCGTACAGGCCGCCGTGGCCAGCGGTGAAGGCGCGGGGCGCATCATCTTCGCCGAGATGCTGCCCAACCTGGCGGGACTGATTGCCGCCAACTTCTTTGGCACGGCGCTGTACGCCGTGCTGAGTGAAGCGGGCCTGGCGTTCCTGGGCATGGGTGACGTGAGCCAGGTGACCTGGGGCACCATGCTGTACTGGGCGCAGGCCAAGGGCTCGCTGCTGCAGGGCGCGTGGTGGTGGGTGGCCGCGCCGGGACTGTGCATCGCGCTGCTGGGGACGGCCTTCGCCCTGATCAACTTCGGCATTGACGAAGTCACCAATCCCAGGGTCATGCACGCCAACAAGGCCACGCGCGTACTGCGGCGGAAACACGCGAATGCCGCGCCGCTGGCCTCGCCGGGCAGCGCCCAATCCCTGCTGGCCATCCGCAACCTCGACGCCGGATACGTGACTCCCGGCGGCAACGTCCGCGCGGTGCGGGACGTGAGCCTCGACGTGGCGCCGGGAGAATTCTTGGGCCTGGCCGGAGAATCCGGCTGCGGCAAGAGCACGCTGGCCTTTGCTGCCACCCGCCTGCTCGACGCGCCGGGCGTGGTGTTCGGCGGCGAAGCCCGGCTGGCTGGAAAGGATCTGCTGGGACTCTCCCCTGAGGAGCTGCGGCGGGTGCGCTGGAAAGACTACAGTCTGGTGTTCCAGGCCAGCATGAACATCCTCAATCCGGTGCTGAAAGTGCGCGAGCAAGTCTATGACGCCATGCAGGCGCACGGGATACAGGACCAGGCCAAACTGGAAGCGCGCGCGCGTGAACTGTTTCAGCTGGTGGGCATCCGCGAGGATTACCTGAGTGCCTACCCCCACCAGCTCTCGGGCGGCATGAAGCAGCGCGTGGTCATCGCCATCGCCCTGGCGCTGGAGCCGAAACTGGTCGTGATGGACGAACCGACCACAGCCCTCGATGTTGTCGTACAACGCCAGATTCTGCAGGAAATCGACGCCGTCCGGCGCCGGCTGGGCATCAGCATCGTGTTTATCACCCACGACCTCAGCCTGCTGGTCGAGATGAGCGACCGCATCGCCATCATGTATGCGGGCGAAGTCGTGGAGGAAGCGAGTGCCAGCGCCATTTACACCCACCCCAAACACCCCTACACCCGCAAGCTCATGAGCGCCTTTCCGCCGCTGGAAGGTCCTCGGGAACGCCGCGCGGGCATTCCGGGACGGCCCCCCGCCCTGTCCCAGTCAATTCAGGGCTGTCCCTTCTTCGAGCGCTGCCCCAGCCGGATGCCCGGCGTGTGCAACGAAAAGCCGCTGCAGAAGTTCGACGAAGCGACCGGGCATTCCGTTGCGTGCTTTCTCTACGATCCCACGGTCGATCCCCAACGCAAGGAGCAGCATGAAGCGCTTGCCAGCGACTGA
- a CDS encoding ABC transporter ATP-binding protein: MKRLPATEMAATSIVADTSSALELRGLTKVFRVGRSQQPVTAVNNLTLSIKRGEVLGLVGESGSGKSTVARLIAHLHEPTSGQLTVTGREVPRALHGAALRQFRRHVQMIFQDPFASLNPLHTVGYILSRPLRIHGLARGAEIRTQVNALLERVGLSPGASYAAKKPHELSGGQRQRVVIARALAAKPQLILADEPTSALDVSIRLDIMNLLLDLRDQESLAMLFITHDLAGARYMSDRVAVMYAGHLVEIGPADQVINRPQMPYTQLLKSAAPNPEAALRSGPLEARGEVPDLKNLPPGCPFEPRCPYARPVCRDSLPRLYEVGPEHQSRCILHDPVLATQPPLHPSPQPVA; the protein is encoded by the coding sequence ATGAAGCGCTTGCCAGCGACTGAAATGGCCGCGACGAGTATCGTTGCGGACACCTCAAGTGCCCTTGAACTGCGCGGCCTGACCAAGGTGTTCAGGGTCGGGCGGTCCCAGCAGCCTGTCACCGCCGTCAATAACCTCACGCTGAGCATCAAACGCGGCGAGGTGCTCGGGCTGGTCGGCGAGAGCGGCAGCGGCAAAAGCACGGTCGCGCGCCTCATCGCGCACCTGCACGAACCCACCTCAGGTCAACTGACGGTAACCGGGAGGGAGGTTCCACGCGCCCTGCACGGAGCCGCACTGAGGCAGTTCCGCCGGCACGTGCAGATGATTTTTCAGGACCCTTTCGCGAGCCTCAATCCGCTGCACACCGTGGGGTACATTCTCTCGCGGCCCCTGAGGATTCACGGACTGGCTCGCGGCGCTGAGATACGGACGCAGGTGAACGCGTTGCTCGAACGGGTCGGGTTGTCTCCCGGCGCGAGTTACGCCGCCAAAAAGCCGCATGAACTTTCGGGCGGTCAGCGTCAGCGCGTGGTGATCGCGCGGGCGCTTGCCGCGAAGCCGCAACTGATTCTCGCCGACGAGCCGACCAGCGCGCTCGACGTGTCGATCCGGCTCGACATCATGAATTTGCTGCTCGATCTGCGCGATCAGGAAAGCCTCGCCATGCTGTTCATCACCCACGACCTGGCGGGCGCACGTTACATGAGCGACCGCGTCGCGGTAATGTACGCTGGGCACCTGGTGGAAATCGGTCCCGCAGATCAGGTCATCAACCGTCCGCAAATGCCTTACACGCAGCTCCTGAAAAGCGCCGCGCCAAATCCTGAGGCCGCACTCCGGTCCGGGCCGCTCGAAGCGCGCGGCGAGGTGCCGGACCTGAAGAACCTGCCGCCCGGCTGTCCTTTCGAGCCGCGCTGCCCTTACGCCCGACCGGTATGCCGTGACAGCTTGCCGCGCCTGTACGAAGTCGGACCGGAACATCAGTCGCGCTGCATTCTGCACGATCCGGTTCTGGCCACCCAGCCTCCCCTGCATCCCAGTCCTCAACCGGTCGCCTGA
- a CDS encoding glycoside hydrolase family 3 protein produces the protein MTQPLSATGQQFVASLLSSMTLDEKIGQMTQPEKNSVKAGDIARLSLGSVLSGGGGNPEPNTPMAWRAMVEGFQQEALQSRLKIPLLYGVDAVHGHNNVVGTTIFPHNIALGATRDADLVRRIGRATALEVAATGVRWDFAPAVSIPQDIRWGRTYEGYSQDPQVVSELAVAYIEGLRGEAWNSPTSVLPSVKHFVADAAATWGTSKRVDRQALSLDRTLAIAKMGQGFVELLDQGAWQIDQGDALIDEATLREVHLPPYKAAIDAGALNVMASYSSWNGLKMHAHQYLLTDVLKQELGFQGFVVSDWEAIDQVHEDFDRAVVLSINAGIDMVMVPFDYERFIASLKRAVQTGEVLEARIDDAVRRILTAKHALGLFEQPYTDPALLEAVGSEAHRHLAREAVRKSLVLLKNEGDVLPLRADGPEILVAGAAADDIGAQCGGWTISWMGGHGNVTPGTSILEGFQQAAPGKVHFSADGEVERHYPVGVVVVAEEPYAEGMGDRADLSLSGEQLALIERVRGRCERLVVVLLSGRPLIITEQIPQWDALVAAWLPGSEGHGVAEVLFGQFPFIGRLAFDWPASHHDIPRRADAQYLFRIGDGLRSGVVVSS, from the coding sequence ATGACCCAGCCCCTTTCGGCCACCGGCCAGCAGTTTGTCGCGTCCCTTCTTTCGTCCATGACGCTGGACGAAAAGATCGGCCAGATGACGCAACCTGAAAAGAACAGCGTCAAAGCCGGCGACATCGCCCGTCTGTCGCTGGGCAGCGTCCTCAGCGGTGGCGGCGGCAATCCCGAGCCGAACACCCCCATGGCCTGGCGCGCGATGGTGGAGGGCTTTCAGCAGGAAGCACTGCAGTCCCGCCTGAAAATTCCGCTGCTCTACGGCGTCGACGCCGTACACGGACACAACAACGTGGTGGGCACCACTATCTTTCCTCACAATATTGCGCTCGGCGCCACCCGCGACGCCGATCTGGTGCGTCGCATCGGGCGGGCCACCGCGCTCGAAGTGGCAGCCACCGGTGTACGCTGGGACTTCGCGCCGGCCGTGAGCATTCCGCAGGACATCCGCTGGGGCCGGACCTACGAGGGGTACAGCCAGGACCCGCAGGTCGTGTCCGAACTTGCGGTGGCGTACATCGAAGGACTGCGGGGTGAAGCCTGGAACAGCCCGACCTCGGTGCTGCCCAGCGTCAAGCATTTCGTGGCCGACGCAGCCGCGACCTGGGGCACCTCGAAACGCGTCGACCGTCAGGCGCTGAGTCTGGACCGCACGCTGGCGATTGCCAAAATGGGTCAGGGCTTTGTCGAACTGCTCGATCAGGGCGCCTGGCAGATCGATCAGGGCGACGCGCTGATCGACGAAGCGACCCTGCGTGAAGTGCACCTGCCGCCGTACAAGGCGGCCATCGACGCGGGCGCCCTGAACGTGATGGCGTCTTACAGCAGCTGGAACGGCCTCAAGATGCACGCTCACCAATACCTGCTGACCGACGTGCTCAAACAGGAACTGGGCTTTCAGGGCTTCGTCGTGAGCGACTGGGAAGCCATCGATCAGGTGCACGAGGACTTCGACCGTGCGGTGGTCCTGTCCATCAATGCTGGCATCGACATGGTGATGGTGCCCTTCGACTACGAGCGCTTCATCGCCAGCCTGAAGCGAGCGGTCCAGACCGGTGAGGTTCTTGAAGCGCGAATTGACGACGCGGTGCGGCGCATCCTGACGGCCAAGCACGCTCTGGGCCTCTTTGAGCAGCCGTACACCGACCCCGCCCTGCTGGAAGCGGTGGGCAGCGAGGCGCACCGGCACCTCGCCCGCGAAGCCGTGCGCAAGTCACTGGTGTTGCTCAAGAACGAAGGTGACGTGCTTCCCCTGCGGGCGGACGGTCCGGAGATTCTGGTGGCCGGCGCGGCGGCCGATGACATCGGGGCGCAGTGTGGCGGCTGGACGATCAGCTGGATGGGTGGACACGGCAACGTCACCCCGGGCACCAGCATCCTGGAGGGTTTTCAGCAGGCGGCGCCTGGCAAGGTGCATTTCAGTGCTGACGGTGAAGTGGAGCGCCACTACCCGGTTGGTGTGGTCGTGGTGGCCGAAGAGCCGTACGCCGAGGGAATGGGCGACCGTGCCGATCTGTCGCTGTCCGGCGAGCAACTGGCGCTGATCGAGCGGGTACGTGGACGCTGCGAGCGGCTGGTCGTGGTACTGCTGTCGGGCCGGCCCCTGATCATCACAGAGCAGATACCGCAGTGGGACGCGCTGGTAGCCGCGTGGTTGCCCGGCAGTGAGGGGCACGGCGTAGCGGAGGTGCTGTTCGGGCAGTTTCCCTTCATCGGGCGTCTGGCCTTCGACTGGCCCGCGTCGCATCACGACATTCCCCGCCGAGCGGACGCACAGTATCTTTTCCGCATCGGAGATGGGCTCAGGAGCGGCGTGGTGGTCTCGTCCTGA